From the Actinopolymorpha singaporensis genome, the window CGCGTGACTGGTCACGGCTGTCGAGTGTGGTGCAGGGCGGCGCACTGCCCCGGGTGCGCGAGGCGATCCGGGAGGCAGGACCGTGCGTGCTGCTCACCCACGCCGGAGTTCTGACGAGGTACGACCCGAGCCTGCGCATCCTCGACGAACTCCGCGACGAGGTGTTCAGGGCGACGGCGGACTCCCCGGTGCGCACGGTCTGGCTGGTGGTGCCGGGGCCCGACGACTCGCCGCCGAAGTTGGACGGCGTGGCCGTGCCGGTGTTCGGGTCGCAGTGGATGCCGCTGCCGGAGGAATGGATCAGCAAGCACGAGTCGGCACTTCGGGAGGGTGGAGCCGCATGATCGACGCGAGGCGACTGCTGACAGACCTGCAACGCCAGGTCCGGTCGATCGAGGCCGATCTCCTGCGGTTGGCCGAGTCCGACACCGGGGCCGCCGAGCGGCTGGCCAAGCGGTACGAGGCGGCTGTGAAGGGGAAGCGGACGGGTCTGCCGTTCGAGACCTGGCGCGGGCAGCAACTTACCCAGGTGGCGGCGGGCTGGGTACTAGCCTGCGTGTTCGCGAGGTTCTGCGAGGACAACCGGTTGGTGGAACAGGCAATGCTGGCCGGCCCGGGCGACCGGCTGGCTGAGGCCCGCGAGCGGCAGGACGCCTACTTCCGCGAGTACTCCTCGCACTCCGACCTTGACTATCTGCGCGCGGCGATCAACCGGTTGGAGGACTCCGAGGTCACCCGGGCCCTGGTCGAGCGGCAGAACCCGTTGCACGTCATGGATCCGGCACCGGACACCGCGACGGCGTTGCTGGACTTCTGGCGGCGGATTGATCCCGAGACCGGCCTGCTCGTGCACGACTTCACCGACCCGTCGCTGTCGACGCGGTTCCTCGGTGACCTGTACCAGGACCTGTCCGAGCAGGCCCGCAAGGACTACGCGCTGCTGCAGACGCCGGAGTTCGTGGAGGAGTTCATCCTCGACCGGACGCTCGACCCAGCCATCGAGGAGTTTGGGCTGGCGGACGTACGGCTGATCGACCCGGCATGCGGGTCTGGGCACTTCCTGTTGGGCGCGTTCACCCGACTGCTGCGACGGTGGCAGCATCTGGAGCCGGGCGCGGACGTACGGGTACACGTCGAGCGCGTGCTGCGTCAGGTGAACGGCGTCGACATCAACCCGTACGCCGTGGCGATCGCTGGGTTTCGGCTGCTCGTCGCGGCGCTGACCGCCTGTGGCATCAATCGCTTGAAGGACGCCCCGGTCTGGCGGGTGCGGGTAGCGATCGGAGACTCCCTGCTTTTCGGTACGCGGAACGGGCAGGCCGCCATCGCCGGCGTGACCGAGGCAGCGATGGCGGGGCAGTCCGCGGAGGGCGAATTCGTCTACGAGTACGAAGACGCCGCCGAACTGGAGGAAATCCTCGGTGATCGCTACCATGCGGTGGTTGCCAACCCGCCCTACATCACTGTCAAGGACCCGCTGCTCAATAAGGTCTACCGTCAGGCGTGGAGTGCATGCGCGGGCCTCTATGCTCTGTCCGTCCCGTTCGCTCAGCGCCTGTTCGACCTGGCGACGACCGGGGGATTCACAGGTCAGATCACTTCGAACGCCTTTATGAAGCGTGAGTTCGGTCGAAAACTAATCGAAGATTTCTTCCCGACCGTGGATCTCGCCCTCATCGCCGACACCAGTGGTGCATACATTCCTGGTCACGGGACTCCGACAGTCATCGTCGTTGGACGCAATCGAAGGCCGGTAGCGCAGGTCGTCCGCGCGGTGCTAGGCGTACGAGGCGAGCCGAAAGCGCCTGTGGACCCCGCCAAGGGGTTTGTCTGGAGCTCCATCACAAACAATGTCGACACACCTGGCGTGGCCGACGAGTACGTGTCGGTCGCTGACGTTGACCGGCTCCTTCTCTCGAAGCACCCATGGAGCCTAAGTGGAGGAGGGGCACCTGAACTGTTCCTCAGAGTGGAAGGTGCGGCCATCGGAAGGCTGTCTAGCCGAGTGATGTTGATTGGCCGAACCACTCACACTGGATCGGATGAGTCCTATTTCTCCTCCGCTGGCACCTGGGCGAGATTCGGAGTAAGTGATCCACAGATTGCAGCGCTGGTTGAAGGGGACCGTGTCCGGGACTGGCACATCGCTACGGTAACCGAAGCCCTGTTCCCCTATAATGAGTGGCTCAAAGCCTCAATTGAGGATCCGTGCCTGCGTGCAATCTTATGGCTAACGAAGCCGTACTTGCGCAAACGTCGAGAACCGGGAGGGACGCATGAGGAGATCGGGCTCACCTGGTTCGAATGGAGTCGTTGGCACCCTGAGAGGTACGTGATTCCGTTAGGTATCGCGATGGCCTTCGTGGCGACGCACAATCAGTTTGTTCTGGATCGCGGGGGGAAGGTCTTCAACCGGACTGGGCCAGCGATCAAGTTGCCAGAGGGGACGAGCGAGGAGGAGCACCTACGGCTGCTTGGGCTACTGAACTCGTCGACCGCGTGTTTCTGGCTCAAGCAGGTCAGCCACAACAAGGGCGAGGGAGGCGGTGCCCGCGTTGAAGCGGGCTACGCCGCAATGGGAAGTGAGGACTGGAAGAACCACTACGAGTTCACTGGCACGAAGTTGCAAGAGTTCCCGTTGGCAGGCGGCGCCCCGCTGACTCTCGCTAGCCGACTTGACTCCCTCGCCCAGGAGTTGCAGGCGATCACTCCGGGCGCTGTTGCGGAGAAGTGTGCACCCGACCGGGAGAGGCTGAAAACCGCGCACGCGGAGTGGTCGCGTATCCGGGCGGAGATGATCTCGGCGCAGGAGGAGTTGGACTGGGAGGTCTACGGGCTCTACGGGCTGCTCGGCGACGACGCTAAGGCGTTTGTTGGCAAGGACGTCATCAAGCCACCGCTGAAGCTGGGCGAGCGGGCGTTTGAGATCGCGTTGGCCCGCAAGATGGCGGCGGGGGAAGTCGAGACGCAGTGGTTCACGCGCCATGGCTCGACTCCCATCACCGAACTCCCCGATCACTGGCCGGCCGACTACCGCGCGCTGGTGGAGCGGCGGCTGGAGAAGATCGCGGACGACCCGTACCTCCATCTGATCGAACGGTCGGAGTGCAAGCGGCGTTGGGCAACCAGGTCCTGGGAGGAGATGGAGTCCGAGGCGCTGCGTGGCTGGCTGCAGGATCGGTTGGAAGACCGGGCCCTGTGGTTCCGTTCCGAACCGACCCTGCGGAGCGCCGCTCAGCTTGCCGACGAGTTGCGGACCGACGAGGACTTCGTGTCCGTCGCCCAGCTGTACACCCGCGACCAGGACCTGCTCGACGTGGTGCAGGACCTCGTGCGGGACCAGCACGTCCCGGGAACGTCCGCCTGGCGCTACACCGACTCCGGGATGCGCATTCGCAAGGCCTGGGAGCAGACCTGGGACCTGCAGAGACGCGAGGACGCGGGAGAGAAGGTCGGCAAGATTGCGGTGCCGCCGAAGTACAAGCAGGGCGACTTCCGCTCCGTGTCGTACTGGCGTAACCGCGGCAAGCTCGACGTGCCCAAGGAGCGCTTCACGTCGTACCCGGAGGCGTCCCGCGACGGCACGCTGCTGTTGGGTTGGGCCGGGTTCGACCACCTTCAGCAGGCGCAGGCCCTCGTCGCCTATGTCACCGAACGCCAGGAGCTGGACGCCTGGGGCGCGGAGCAACTCGTCCCGCTGCTTGCCGCACTGGCCGAGCTGCTGCCCTGGATCCGGCAGTGGCATCCCGACGTCGACCCGGAGTTCGGGCAGGCCCCGGCCGACGCCTACGACGGCTACCTCGACCAGGTGCTGCTCCAGCTCGGCCTGACCCGAGACGACCTCACCGCGTGGCGGCCACCGGCCCCGACCCGCGGCCGCCGGCGCAAGACCACCTGAGGGGTACCGCCAACCATGACGCTGATCTCCGAAGTCATCGAGGTCCCCGATGCGGTTCACAAGGGCGACTTTGTACTCGACCTCTCCCAGGGGGTTGGTGACGTCGACCGCACCCTGGACAACTACGTCGTCACACCGGAGCTCGCCCAGCGCTTCGACGAGGCGCTGTCGCTGATCCGGTCCGCGCTCGCCGACCGCAGCAGCAAGGCGGCCTACCTCAACGGCTCGTTCGGCTCCGGTAAGAGCCACTTCATGGCCGTCCTGCACGCCCTGTTGGACAACCACCCCAGGGCGCGCGCCATCGAAGATCTCGCGCCGGTGGTGCACAAGTACGACAAGCTCATCGGCAGCAAGCGGTTCCTGATGGTGCCGTACCACCTGGTCGGCAAGGAGTCGGTGGAGGACGGCGTTCTCGGCGGCTACCTGTCGTACGTGCGGACCGTGCACCCGGACGCGCCGCTGCCCGCCGTCCTCATCGACACACCGCTGCTGGACAGCGCTCGGGCACTGCGCGAGCGGCTCGGGGACGAGGCCTTCTTCGCCCTGCTCGGGGACAAGGAGGAGGACGACGGCTGGGGTGAGGTCGCCGCCGGCTGGGACGCCGAGCGGTTCGACGCCGCCCTGCAGAAGCCACCCAATGATCCCGACCGGGCCGAGCTGGTCACCTCACTGCAGGACGTCCTGCCGGGCTTCGCCGAACTGGCCCGCGGCGCGCGGTCGTCGTACGTGAACATCGACGACGGGTTGGCGGCGATCAGCCAGCATGCCGCCCAGCTCGGCTACGACGGGCTGGTGTTGTTCCTGGACGAGCTGATCCTGTGGTTCGCAACCAGGATGGGTGACCACACCTGGGTCGCCCGCGAGGCGCCGAAGGTCGGCAAGCTCGTGGAGGCCGCCAACGCCAACCGGCCCGCGCCGATCATCAGCTTCATCGCCCGCCAGCGCGATCTGCGCGAACTCGTCGGCACCAACCTGCCCGGCACCGAGCACCTCGCGTTCGCGGACAGCCTGAAGTGGTGGGAGGGCCGGTTCGGCACGATCAGCCTGTCCGACAACAACCTTCCGCTGATCGCGTCCCGGCGCGTCCTCAAGCCCCGAAGCGATTCGGCTCGCGCGCAGATCGACGCCGCGTTCGCCGCGACCGAACAGGTACGCCAGGACATCCGCTCGGCGTTGATGACGGAGAACGCGGGCCGCAAGGAGTTCCGGCTGACGTATCCGTTCACCCCGGCGTTCGTGGAGACCCTCATCGCGCTGTCCGGTGCGCTGCAGCGGGAGCGG encodes:
- the pglX gene encoding BREX-2 system adenine-specific DNA-methyltransferase PglX, which codes for MIDARRLLTDLQRQVRSIEADLLRLAESDTGAAERLAKRYEAAVKGKRTGLPFETWRGQQLTQVAAGWVLACVFARFCEDNRLVEQAMLAGPGDRLAEARERQDAYFREYSSHSDLDYLRAAINRLEDSEVTRALVERQNPLHVMDPAPDTATALLDFWRRIDPETGLLVHDFTDPSLSTRFLGDLYQDLSEQARKDYALLQTPEFVEEFILDRTLDPAIEEFGLADVRLIDPACGSGHFLLGAFTRLLRRWQHLEPGADVRVHVERVLRQVNGVDINPYAVAIAGFRLLVAALTACGINRLKDAPVWRVRVAIGDSLLFGTRNGQAAIAGVTEAAMAGQSAEGEFVYEYEDAAELEEILGDRYHAVVANPPYITVKDPLLNKVYRQAWSACAGLYALSVPFAQRLFDLATTGGFTGQITSNAFMKREFGRKLIEDFFPTVDLALIADTSGAYIPGHGTPTVIVVGRNRRPVAQVVRAVLGVRGEPKAPVDPAKGFVWSSITNNVDTPGVADEYVSVADVDRLLLSKHPWSLSGGGAPELFLRVEGAAIGRLSSRVMLIGRTTHTGSDESYFSSAGTWARFGVSDPQIAALVEGDRVRDWHIATVTEALFPYNEWLKASIEDPCLRAILWLTKPYLRKRREPGGTHEEIGLTWFEWSRWHPERYVIPLGIAMAFVATHNQFVLDRGGKVFNRTGPAIKLPEGTSEEEHLRLLGLLNSSTACFWLKQVSHNKGEGGGARVEAGYAAMGSEDWKNHYEFTGTKLQEFPLAGGAPLTLASRLDSLAQELQAITPGAVAEKCAPDRERLKTAHAEWSRIRAEMISAQEELDWEVYGLYGLLGDDAKAFVGKDVIKPPLKLGERAFEIALARKMAAGEVETQWFTRHGSTPITELPDHWPADYRALVERRLEKIADDPYLHLIERSECKRRWATRSWEEMESEALRGWLQDRLEDRALWFRSEPTLRSAAQLADELRTDEDFVSVAQLYTRDQDLLDVVQDLVRDQHVPGTSAWRYTDSGMRIRKAWEQTWDLQRREDAGEKVGKIAVPPKYKQGDFRSVSYWRNRGKLDVPKERFTSYPEASRDGTLLLGWAGFDHLQQAQALVAYVTERQELDAWGAEQLVPLLAALAELLPWIRQWHPDVDPEFGQAPADAYDGYLDQVLLQLGLTRDDLTAWRPPAPTRGRRRKTT